A genomic stretch from Marinobacter fonticola includes:
- a CDS encoding sigma-54-dependent transcriptional regulator, protein MTATDVKARILVIEDSELLGLLYREYLINAGYDVTLVGLGKEGLSALRSQQYDLLVLDLTLPDIHGFDILKAIVKDKNSLSTIVATASDSAETAIEAMRLGASDFLSKPIESNRLLVTVQNVLRQHHLADMVDEYQKQLERDRFEGLIGASPVMQSVYRIIETAGPSQASIFITGESGTGKELCAEAIHRRSNRNSGPFVTINCAAIPKDLMESEIFGHVKGAFTGASSEREGAASMADGGTLFLDELCEMDLDLQSKLLRFIQTGTFQRVGSSVTKKVDIRFVCATNRDPLAEVKAGRFREDLYYRLHVIPLRLPPLRERGEDIRLIARQMLATQATKNGKTVDGFHPEVERMIMNYPWPGNVRELENTILNMVVMGNSSTVTPDLVPDYLNGRIDRSLRSSIQPEDSTSQDEQQGQRRDSDTQESIRPLWLEEKKIIERAIDICGGNVPRAAALLEVSASTLYRKRQSWQASGWS, encoded by the coding sequence ATGACGGCAACAGACGTTAAAGCCAGGATTCTGGTTATAGAGGACAGCGAACTTCTGGGTTTGCTCTATCGGGAATATCTGATCAATGCGGGCTACGACGTTACCCTGGTCGGCCTGGGTAAAGAAGGGCTCAGCGCGCTCCGTAGTCAGCAGTATGATTTGCTTGTTCTGGACCTGACGCTACCTGACATTCATGGTTTTGATATTCTGAAAGCCATTGTTAAAGACAAAAATTCGCTGTCAACGATTGTCGCCACCGCCAGTGACTCCGCAGAAACCGCCATAGAGGCGATGCGGCTAGGGGCATCTGATTTTCTTTCGAAGCCCATTGAATCCAATCGTCTACTGGTCACTGTGCAAAACGTTCTTCGCCAGCACCACTTGGCCGACATGGTTGATGAATACCAGAAGCAGCTGGAACGGGATCGGTTTGAAGGGCTGATCGGTGCCTCGCCAGTAATGCAAAGTGTCTACCGGATTATCGAAACGGCTGGTCCAAGCCAAGCCAGTATCTTCATTACTGGCGAAAGCGGCACCGGTAAAGAGCTCTGTGCTGAAGCCATTCATCGGCGTAGCAACCGCAACAGCGGGCCGTTCGTTACGATTAACTGCGCAGCTATTCCTAAAGATCTAATGGAAAGCGAGATTTTCGGCCATGTCAAAGGTGCTTTTACGGGCGCGTCGTCGGAACGTGAGGGTGCAGCCTCCATGGCCGATGGAGGTACTTTGTTCCTCGACGAGCTATGCGAAATGGACCTTGATCTCCAAAGCAAACTCCTACGATTTATCCAGACCGGTACATTTCAACGCGTAGGTTCTAGCGTAACGAAGAAAGTAGATATACGGTTTGTCTGCGCCACCAACCGTGATCCACTAGCGGAAGTGAAAGCGGGACGTTTCCGCGAAGACTTATATTATCGACTTCATGTCATTCCGTTACGTCTGCCGCCGTTAAGAGAACGAGGGGAAGACATCCGCCTCATTGCCCGCCAGATGCTCGCTACCCAGGCCACAAAAAACGGTAAAACCGTTGACGGTTTCCATCCAGAAGTGGAACGAATGATCATGAATTATCCTTGGCCTGGTAACGTCAGAGAGCTTGAAAATACCATTCTTAATATGGTCGTAATGGGCAATTCCAGCACAGTTACACCGGACTTGGTCCCCGATTACCTGAACGGTCGGATAGACCGGAGCCTGAGGTCTTCAATCCAGCCGGAAGATAGCACCTCGCAGGATGAACAGCAGGGGCAGCGGCGGGACTCAGATACTCAGGAGTCCATACGCCCGCTATGGCTGGAAGAAAAGAAAATTATCGAGCGTGCAATCGATATCTGTGGAGGTAATGTTCCACGAGCTGCAGCATTGCTCGAGGTTAGCGCTTCGACACTCTATCGAAAACGCCAAAGTTGGCAAGCGTCGGGTTGGTCCTAA
- a CDS encoding ATP-binding protein: MPYRLKIIIAIALVESLVLIGLVATSVNFLENTSRQAFVQSVESHAAELALLVRDAVLSSDIASLEAIARHYMEKNDSLYLRISDETRVLIEYGIVRNNDDVRSPDSSFTDVDDGIFDVHKLIYVDSFAVGRLETGISTAKATAMVSDARSKLIFIAAIEVLLVGILSWFLGRYLIRDLKKFREQLDTMASGLSRKQLYFPKASEFHDVAHAFNRMAAMVELREKDRDSAFEATSEAVNALKEREASLELLLNTVTDGIILVDEQMSVQDINEAAARTLKFSAGEMLGRPLASIFTLDSQWHDALRVLQQVIDHKLGTRQNLGKLQLGAAGSSVWVDLSAASIARPSGRYLVLAFKDLTTELSTHSEIQRRELLHKAITVASLDSILVLDEHGIIVDANPSAEVMLGRTRGALVDQHVDTTLKTAFSEQAFELPAQSQNGANERGQASGIKLLTLTGADGSHIPVSYRTSHFRWTNKEYTTLLLRDLREQQLTELSLLEAKEAAEKANFAKSNFLSHVTHEIRSPLNATMGCVDLLMSTDLNPQQVVFAESAKQSSNVLLSLVNNILDFARIESGTLELNTERFNVIDVLESVLDIKSLHVDQTQVALCLVADPNVDMQCFGDSVRLRQVLANLVDNALKFTDRGGVTLTAKLAETIEDGYRIEFSVEDTGIGIPRNKRDTIFDAFTQVDSTDATLHGGSGLGLAICKELVERMGGRFRLDSVVDQGSRFTFDIPMACSVQDRLPLETELNAVVLSRNAVFQTALRTQLSSLGFNVEMSSDMAIQKQYEKTWLFVDDIQLMDTSKKTNSASDYDRIVLLVDKKTFSSIPTEQRLRADSVLIKPVHYSRLRELICLDDTPQPPQQIIEQTDFGECYPEASGGDVHILLAEDSQANQLVATTMLEKRGYRIWVANNGNEVLEALDQQAFDLVLMDLRMPIMDGLEATRRIRQSGADYASIPIIALTANATKEDEVRCKRVGMDAFIGKPFQIDELTAAIEQQLASAGETGRMEKTTLSLMDATIVDRLITETSESVVDRMVQVFIREVERRLNELLDAFARGDCHRVEDEAHTIKSNASTFGAVYLASLCKEIEQSCKRMDKEKVANLIPELEEVTHKTLKVYGSQFGNVD; this comes from the coding sequence ATGCCTTACCGCTTAAAAATCATTATAGCAATCGCCCTCGTCGAATCACTTGTTCTGATTGGTCTGGTTGCTACCAGCGTCAACTTTCTCGAAAACACGAGCCGTCAAGCCTTCGTTCAGAGTGTGGAGTCGCATGCAGCGGAGCTCGCCTTGTTGGTACGTGACGCGGTGCTATCATCTGATATTGCTAGCCTGGAGGCCATTGCTCGGCATTACATGGAAAAAAACGACAGTCTTTACTTGCGCATCTCAGACGAGACTCGGGTACTGATTGAATACGGCATTGTTCGAAACAATGATGATGTCAGAAGTCCAGATTCATCCTTCACGGATGTCGATGACGGCATTTTCGATGTGCATAAGCTCATTTATGTCGACAGTTTTGCCGTTGGACGGCTGGAGACCGGTATTTCAACAGCCAAAGCCACGGCCATGGTCAGTGACGCCCGCAGTAAACTGATCTTCATAGCTGCCATCGAAGTGCTTCTCGTAGGCATACTTTCTTGGTTTCTGGGCCGATACCTTATTCGAGATCTGAAAAAGTTTCGCGAACAGTTGGACACCATGGCTAGCGGCCTGTCGCGCAAACAGCTTTATTTTCCCAAAGCCAGTGAGTTTCATGATGTCGCCCACGCATTCAATAGAATGGCGGCAATGGTTGAGCTTCGCGAAAAAGACCGAGACTCCGCTTTCGAGGCAACTTCCGAGGCAGTCAACGCTCTGAAAGAGCGTGAAGCCAGCCTGGAGTTGCTTCTAAATACAGTGACTGACGGCATTATTCTTGTTGACGAACAAATGTCTGTTCAGGATATAAATGAAGCTGCAGCGCGCACCCTCAAGTTTTCCGCAGGTGAGATGCTCGGCAGGCCACTAGCCTCGATATTCACTTTAGATAGCCAATGGCATGACGCTCTACGGGTTCTGCAGCAAGTCATCGACCATAAGCTGGGAACCCGTCAGAACCTCGGAAAACTCCAGCTTGGAGCCGCCGGTTCATCTGTGTGGGTCGACCTATCTGCTGCAAGCATTGCCAGACCTTCTGGTCGGTATCTAGTCCTGGCTTTCAAAGATCTGACAACAGAACTGTCGACCCATTCCGAGATCCAGCGACGGGAGCTTCTTCACAAAGCTATTACAGTGGCTAGTCTCGACAGCATTCTTGTGTTGGATGAACACGGCATCATCGTCGACGCCAATCCCAGCGCTGAGGTCATGCTGGGCCGTACCCGCGGAGCGCTTGTTGACCAGCATGTGGATACAACGCTTAAGACCGCCTTCTCGGAACAGGCATTTGAATTACCTGCACAGAGCCAAAATGGCGCTAACGAACGTGGACAGGCGTCGGGTATCAAGCTGCTTACTCTGACCGGAGCGGATGGGAGCCATATCCCTGTGAGCTACCGGACATCACACTTTCGTTGGACCAACAAAGAGTACACGACCCTTCTGCTCCGGGATCTACGTGAGCAGCAGCTGACGGAGCTGAGTCTGCTGGAAGCTAAAGAGGCGGCAGAAAAGGCCAATTTTGCCAAGTCCAACTTCCTGTCTCACGTAACCCACGAAATCCGGTCGCCTCTTAATGCAACGATGGGGTGTGTCGACCTCTTGATGAGCACTGACCTGAACCCGCAGCAAGTGGTCTTTGCTGAGTCGGCTAAACAATCATCCAACGTGCTCCTCTCGCTCGTGAACAATATCCTTGATTTTGCCCGAATAGAGTCAGGAACACTTGAGCTCAACACCGAGCGGTTTAACGTAATCGATGTGCTAGAAAGTGTCCTCGATATTAAGTCGCTGCATGTAGATCAAACCCAGGTCGCCTTATGCCTTGTCGCTGACCCCAATGTGGATATGCAATGTTTCGGCGATTCGGTTCGCCTTCGCCAGGTATTGGCTAACCTCGTCGACAACGCACTTAAATTCACTGATCGAGGCGGCGTAACCTTGACTGCCAAACTGGCAGAGACGATTGAAGACGGTTACCGAATCGAGTTTAGTGTCGAAGACACCGGAATCGGCATTCCGAGGAACAAGCGGGATACAATTTTTGATGCTTTCACCCAGGTAGATAGCACCGACGCGACACTTCATGGCGGAAGTGGCCTCGGGTTAGCGATTTGCAAGGAACTGGTCGAACGAATGGGGGGGCGGTTTAGGCTGGATAGTGTGGTCGATCAGGGGAGCCGCTTTACGTTTGACATTCCCATGGCTTGCTCGGTTCAGGATAGGCTTCCCCTCGAAACGGAGCTCAACGCTGTGGTTCTCTCCAGAAACGCTGTATTTCAGACAGCTTTACGAACGCAACTCAGCAGTTTAGGTTTTAACGTTGAGATGTCCTCCGACATGGCTATCCAAAAACAATATGAAAAAACCTGGTTGTTTGTGGATGACATTCAGTTGATGGATACATCAAAAAAGACGAATTCAGCTTCTGATTACGACCGCATTGTGCTGCTCGTGGACAAGAAAACGTTCTCAAGCATACCTACGGAGCAACGCCTTCGTGCGGATAGCGTATTAATTAAACCAGTTCATTACTCACGGCTGAGGGAGTTGATTTGTCTCGACGACACCCCGCAGCCCCCTCAACAAATTATCGAACAAACAGATTTTGGCGAATGCTATCCCGAAGCGAGCGGGGGCGATGTACATATTCTTCTTGCAGAAGATAGCCAGGCCAATCAGTTGGTTGCCACAACGATGCTTGAAAAGAGAGGCTACCGGATTTGGGTTGCCAATAATGGCAATGAAGTTCTCGAAGCACTCGACCAACAGGCTTTTGACCTGGTCCTGATGGATCTAAGAATGCCCATCATGGATGGGCTCGAAGCTACACGCCGTATCAGACAAAGCGGCGCTGATTATGCGTCTATCCCGATCATTGCTCTAACCGCCAACGCCACTAAAGAGGATGAGGTACGCTGCAAACGCGTAGGGATGGATGCTTTTATCGGTAAGCCTTTCCAGATTGATGAATTGACCGCAGCGATTGAGCAGCAGCTCGCTAGTGCAGGAGAGACAGGGCGCATGGAAAAAACAACGTTATCGTTGATGGACGCCACGATTGTTGACCGATTGATAACTGAAACTTCAGAGTCAGTTGTTGACCGCATGGTCCAAGTGTTCATCAGGGAGGTTGAACGCCGACTCAACGAATTACTTGACGCTTTCGCGCGTGGAGACTGTCATCGGGTCGAGGATGAAGCTCATACCATAAAAAGCAACGCATCCACATTCGGGGCAGTCTATCTTGCCAGTCTCTGTAAGGAAATCGAGCAGAGCTGCAAACGCATGGATAAAGAAAAGGTGGCGAATCTAATTCCTGAATTGGAAGAGGTAACGCATAAGACGCTAAAGGTCTATGGATCCCAATTTGGCAACGTAGACTAA